A stretch of the Paludisphaera rhizosphaerae genome encodes the following:
- a CDS encoding DUF3024 domain-containing protein, with the protein MKARKSPSGKGRGHAIGAGVAVAEEPIILDFVESRIGAFNDRMGGGVGVRKDRHGYTLFRDDCGEPIARLRPRPDGRFAVLYWSVFHERWRTIGDFGDVILGLDDALEYIAKDPMNCFWR; encoded by the coding sequence ATGAAAGCACGTAAGTCGCCTTCGGGAAAGGGTCGCGGGCACGCGATCGGTGCCGGCGTCGCAGTCGCCGAGGAGCCGATCATCCTCGACTTCGTCGAGAGTCGGATTGGGGCGTTCAACGACAGGATGGGGGGCGGCGTCGGCGTGCGGAAGGACCGGCACGGTTACACGCTGTTTCGCGACGACTGCGGCGAACCGATCGCCCGGCTTCGTCCCAGGCCTGACGGCCGCTTCGCCGTCCTGTACTGGAGCGTCTTCCACGAACGCTGGCGGACGATCGGCGACTTCGGCGACGTCATCCTCGGTCTGGACGACGCGTTGGAGTACATCGCCAAGGACCCCATGAACTGCTTCTGGCGCTGA
- a CDS encoding DinB family protein, giving the protein MSDQTLLTLWDDVRAKTLDVLKGLDDVHARWAPPNLHNSCLWHAGHNYVVAEFLASRTLHLTPNLPAGWQKMFSWESNPAHTHPEDWPPLSIVASALSEQHRRLREAYAALTPEKLDTADPGKPERSTRRTLLIAMQDESRHTGEIMLLRKLMTRTFIVPGTTIA; this is encoded by the coding sequence ATGTCTGACCAAACGCTGCTGACCCTGTGGGACGACGTTCGCGCCAAGACCCTGGACGTGCTGAAGGGCCTGGACGACGTACACGCAAGATGGGCGCCTCCCAACCTGCATAATTCGTGCTTGTGGCACGCAGGTCATAATTATGTGGTGGCGGAATTCCTGGCTTCGCGGACTCTCCACCTGACGCCGAATCTTCCCGCGGGCTGGCAGAAGATGTTCAGTTGGGAAAGCAACCCCGCGCACACGCATCCCGAAGACTGGCCGCCGCTGTCGATCGTGGCGTCCGCCCTCTCCGAGCAACATCGCCGACTCCGCGAGGCCTATGCGGCGCTCACACCGGAGAAGCTCGACACGGCCGATCCCGGCAAGCCGGAACGCTCGACGCGTCGTACGCTGCTGATCGCCATGCAGGACGAATCGCGGCACACCGGCGAAATCATGCTGCTCCGCAAGCTCATGACCCGGACGTTCATCGTGCCGGGGACGACGATCGCCTGA
- a CDS encoding alginate O-acetyltransferase AlgX-related protein gives MTARLAELTGRSVANLGRTGYGPQQEAVVAQRFAIPLKPDVCVWAFYEGNDLQDLHEYDANRKSAQHVLDHPRGAATYGRSFVRNGSGFLLRNVIHPSPTRSAEAHAGLFVTAGGQEVRMYFDTGVQHGSGGPEFPRGNSEEVGRVQTILSGVSDLCRENGVALVVAFVPAKLRIYRDLCRFQADSPCPAWPFDELPKDFRSLVEKLGPDVVFVDLTTPMRRAAEGGKLVYLPDDVHWSEEGHQVAAEALASVLASRLGTVRDQVAGEVRRSSSPAR, from the coding sequence ATGACGGCCAGGTTGGCGGAGCTCACGGGGAGGAGCGTCGCGAATCTGGGGCGCACGGGCTACGGCCCGCAGCAGGAAGCCGTCGTCGCACAGCGGTTCGCGATTCCCCTCAAGCCTGACGTCTGCGTCTGGGCATTCTACGAGGGGAACGATCTCCAGGATCTCCACGAGTACGACGCGAATCGAAAGAGCGCCCAGCACGTCCTCGATCACCCTCGCGGTGCGGCGACGTACGGCCGCAGCTTCGTGCGAAACGGGTCAGGATTCCTGCTTAGAAACGTCATTCACCCCAGCCCGACTCGGTCGGCCGAGGCGCACGCGGGGCTGTTCGTCACGGCCGGCGGACAGGAGGTCCGCATGTACTTCGACACCGGCGTTCAGCACGGTTCGGGGGGGCCAGAATTCCCGAGGGGGAATTCGGAGGAGGTCGGGCGAGTGCAGACGATCCTGTCCGGCGTCAGCGACCTCTGCCGCGAGAACGGCGTCGCTCTCGTCGTCGCCTTCGTGCCTGCCAAGCTGAGGATCTATCGCGACCTCTGTCGCTTCCAGGCCGATTCTCCCTGCCCGGCCTGGCCGTTCGACGAGCTTCCCAAAGACTTCCGCAGCCTGGTGGAGAAGCTAGGACCGGATGTGGTCTTCGTCGACCTCACGACGCCCATGCGTCGGGCGGCTGAGGGAGGAAAGCTCGTCTATCTTCCCGACGACGTCCACTGGTCCGAGGAAGGTCATCAGGTCGCCGCCGAGGCGCTCGCCTCCGTGCTGGCGAGTCGCCTCGGAACGGTTCGCGATCAGGTCGCGGGCGAGGTCAGGCGATCGTCGTCCCCGGCACGATGA
- a CDS encoding DUF6797 domain-containing protein: MPKTTSPDRRSRTLVWCLFLGIVTLLSADFIRAQVLHRETQTDDAPKPTQNAGVYARNNLIAWCIVPFDSKKRSPEDRAAMLERLGFKHFAYDWRAEHVPTFDAEVEALKRHGVALDAFWCPGELNDDSRRILDVLKRHGVKAQLWAMLDLGVDRVAGEEQERRVSAAAAKLAPLARAANEIGCSVGLYCHGGWFGEPENQVAIIERLKKDGLTNVGIVYNLHHGHDQLDRLKSLLPLMKPHLFTISINGMDTGGDRVGRKILPLGQGERDVEVLRLIRDSGYAGPIGILGHTQDDAEDRLRDNLDGLDWLVPQLDGAAPGPKPKPRTVVPPRPAPSPAAAAAGLSAVQALEVASALDSARKTGDPTRGAVVFTDVRFTCFSCHKVGDQGGSVGPELTALTKDASPEEIAASVLWPKLKVKQGYEAFAYGLEDGRFVQGYKVGETADALKIRDAALDKVVTIKKSEVEESKSVGTLMPDGIAATMSPRERSDLLSFLLTLGAPGASPPALTIPSHDHTAATFEYDTKPLQPEYYTNAGDFVNRNRLFDFYAKEADHFRKMPNPPGLLPVYKGLDGGKSGHWGNQNESTWADGRWNESDMGSVLGGVFRGDGVTIPKAVCLRLGDKGELSACFNPETLRYEALWSGGFVKVSSVRHGFMEGLMLDGKPLPKPEGASPSNPFVYKGYFRHGKRVIFSYAIDGEDWLDAPWVDDSGRFVCEAGPAATHRLRELTKGGGGRRWPEALTTKGRRGTSKPFAIDTIEPPFQNPWKSLMFFGGLDFLPDGTAFLCTMEGDVWRVEGIDDELSKVVWRRYASGLHQALGLVIAEGKVYVIGRDQITELQDLDGDGEADFHRCINNAYLTSPAGHDFVCGLQRDAAGNFYTASGPEGVLRIPADGGRPEVLATGFRNPDGIGLTKAGVLTVPQSEGEWVPTSQVCEIKPGSHYGYKGPRNGEVPALPLVYLPRGIDNSSSEQVEVTSDRWGPFQGDQVHLSFGAGGAFLLLRDEVDGQAQGAVVPIPGDYLSGIHRGRFNPRDGQLYVVGQAGWGTYTSLDGCFQRLRYTGDPIQVPRSIHAVENGVVLKFNLPIDSTALAQPGSCFAQVWNYRYSPNYGSKEYSTRHPGTPGHDVLPIRSAHIVEDGKTLFLEMPELQPVDTLHMRLDIGGGAPQEMFATIHKLAPPFTSFEGYRPEPKTIAAHPRLADMAALNVKRPANPWAAKIDKARTVDISAGKNLTFTKPAIKVKAGEIIRLRFMNPDVVPHNWVLLKPGTLAKVGDLVNKVISEPDAAIRSYIPKTDDILFYIDVVEPTYEASIYFKVPDTLGRYPYLCSFPGHWMVMNGVMTVE; the protein is encoded by the coding sequence ATGCCGAAAACGACCTCGCCCGACCGCCGCTCGCGGACGCTCGTCTGGTGCCTGTTCCTCGGGATCGTCACGCTGCTTTCGGCAGACTTCATTCGCGCCCAGGTTCTCCATCGGGAGACGCAGACGGACGACGCGCCGAAGCCCACGCAGAACGCCGGCGTCTACGCACGCAACAACCTCATCGCCTGGTGCATCGTCCCGTTCGACTCCAAGAAGCGGAGTCCTGAGGATCGCGCGGCGATGTTGGAACGGCTGGGCTTCAAGCATTTCGCCTATGACTGGCGGGCCGAACACGTCCCGACGTTCGACGCCGAGGTCGAGGCCCTCAAGCGTCATGGCGTCGCGCTCGACGCCTTCTGGTGCCCCGGTGAACTGAACGACGACTCCCGGCGCATCCTGGACGTCCTCAAGCGCCACGGTGTGAAGGCCCAGCTTTGGGCGATGCTGGACCTCGGGGTCGATCGGGTCGCCGGCGAGGAGCAAGAGCGTCGCGTCTCGGCGGCCGCCGCCAAGCTGGCGCCATTGGCTCGTGCGGCCAACGAGATCGGCTGTTCGGTGGGGCTCTACTGTCACGGAGGGTGGTTCGGCGAGCCCGAGAATCAGGTGGCGATCATCGAACGCCTCAAGAAGGACGGCCTGACGAACGTAGGCATCGTCTACAACCTTCACCACGGGCATGACCAACTTGATCGTCTGAAGTCGCTTCTGCCTCTTATGAAGCCGCACCTGTTCACAATCAGCATTAACGGCATGGACACCGGCGGCGATCGCGTCGGTCGCAAGATCCTGCCTCTCGGACAGGGCGAGCGCGACGTGGAAGTCCTTCGCCTCATCCGCGACAGCGGGTACGCCGGCCCAATCGGCATTCTGGGCCACACGCAGGACGACGCCGAGGATCGACTGCGCGACAACCTCGACGGTCTCGACTGGCTCGTCCCGCAACTCGACGGCGCCGCCCCTGGGCCGAAGCCGAAGCCTCGGACCGTCGTCCCGCCGCGCCCCGCTCCGTCGCCCGCCGCTGCGGCCGCGGGTCTTTCTGCGGTGCAGGCGTTGGAGGTTGCGTCGGCGCTCGACTCGGCCCGCAAGACGGGCGACCCCACGCGAGGGGCCGTGGTCTTCACCGACGTTCGATTCACCTGCTTCTCCTGCCACAAGGTCGGCGATCAGGGCGGGAGCGTCGGTCCGGAACTGACTGCGTTGACGAAAGACGCCAGCCCCGAGGAGATCGCTGCGTCCGTCCTCTGGCCCAAGCTCAAGGTGAAGCAGGGCTACGAGGCGTTCGCCTACGGCCTGGAAGACGGCCGATTCGTCCAGGGATACAAGGTCGGCGAGACGGCCGACGCCCTCAAGATCCGCGACGCCGCGCTCGACAAGGTGGTCACCATCAAGAAGTCCGAGGTCGAGGAATCGAAGTCCGTCGGCACGCTCATGCCCGACGGGATCGCCGCGACGATGTCGCCCCGGGAACGCTCCGACCTGCTGAGTTTCCTGCTGACCCTCGGCGCACCGGGAGCTTCGCCCCCCGCCTTGACGATCCCAAGCCACGACCACACGGCGGCGACCTTCGAGTACGACACCAAGCCGCTTCAGCCCGAGTACTACACGAACGCCGGCGACTTCGTGAACCGAAATCGGCTCTTCGACTTCTACGCAAAGGAGGCCGACCACTTCCGCAAGATGCCGAATCCGCCTGGACTCTTGCCGGTGTACAAGGGCCTCGACGGCGGCAAGTCGGGCCACTGGGGCAACCAGAACGAGAGCACCTGGGCCGATGGCCGCTGGAACGAGTCCGACATGGGCTCGGTGCTCGGCGGCGTCTTTCGGGGTGACGGCGTGACCATCCCCAAGGCCGTCTGCCTCCGCCTCGGCGACAAGGGCGAGCTTTCCGCGTGCTTCAATCCCGAGACGCTCCGCTATGAGGCTCTCTGGTCGGGCGGATTCGTGAAGGTGTCCAGCGTTCGGCACGGCTTCATGGAAGGGCTGATGCTCGACGGTAAGCCGCTCCCGAAGCCTGAAGGCGCCTCGCCCTCGAATCCGTTCGTCTACAAGGGCTATTTCCGCCACGGCAAACGGGTGATCTTCTCGTATGCGATCGACGGCGAGGACTGGCTGGACGCCCCATGGGTCGACGACTCCGGTCGGTTCGTCTGCGAGGCCGGCCCCGCCGCGACGCATCGCCTTCGCGAACTTACGAAGGGAGGCGGCGGCCGGCGATGGCCCGAGGCTCTCACCACCAAGGGTCGGCGCGGCACCTCGAAGCCGTTCGCGATCGACACGATCGAGCCCCCCTTCCAGAACCCCTGGAAGTCGCTGATGTTCTTCGGCGGCCTCGATTTTCTCCCGGACGGCACCGCCTTCCTGTGCACGATGGAGGGAGACGTCTGGCGCGTCGAGGGGATTGACGACGAGCTTTCCAAAGTCGTCTGGCGTCGATACGCCTCTGGCCTGCACCAGGCGCTGGGGCTCGTGATCGCCGAGGGGAAGGTGTACGTCATCGGTCGCGACCAGATCACCGAGTTGCAGGACCTCGACGGCGACGGCGAGGCCGACTTCCATCGCTGCATCAACAACGCCTACCTCACCTCGCCCGCCGGCCACGACTTCGTCTGCGGGCTTCAACGAGACGCCGCCGGCAACTTCTACACGGCCTCCGGGCCGGAAGGCGTCCTCCGCATTCCGGCCGACGGCGGTCGCCCTGAAGTGCTCGCCACCGGGTTTCGAAATCCGGATGGGATCGGGCTGACGAAGGCGGGAGTCCTGACGGTCCCGCAGTCGGAGGGCGAGTGGGTCCCCACGTCCCAGGTCTGCGAGATCAAACCGGGCTCTCACTACGGTTACAAGGGCCCGAGGAACGGCGAGGTCCCCGCCCTGCCTCTGGTTTATCTGCCGCGCGGGATCGACAACTCCAGCTCCGAACAGGTCGAGGTGACGAGCGACCGCTGGGGGCCGTTCCAGGGGGATCAGGTTCACCTCTCGTTCGGGGCCGGCGGCGCGTTCCTGCTGCTTCGCGACGAGGTCGACGGCCAGGCGCAGGGGGCCGTCGTACCAATCCCCGGCGATTACCTTTCGGGCATCCATCGGGGACGATTCAACCCCCGCGACGGCCAGTTGTACGTCGTCGGCCAGGCCGGCTGGGGGACGTACACCTCGCTCGACGGCTGCTTCCAGCGGCTCCGCTACACGGGCGATCCGATCCAGGTTCCTCGTTCGATCCACGCGGTCGAGAACGGCGTCGTGCTGAAGTTCAACCTGCCGATCGACTCGACCGCGCTGGCTCAGCCGGGCTCGTGCTTCGCCCAGGTCTGGAACTACCGTTACAGCCCGAATTACGGATCGAAGGAGTATTCGACCCGCCACCCTGGCACGCCCGGCCACGACGTTCTGCCGATCCGATCGGCCCACATTGTCGAGGACGGCAAAACGCTCTTCCTGGAGATGCCCGAACTGCAACCGGTGGACACACTCCACATGCGACTGGATATCGGCGGTGGAGCCCCGCAGGAGATGTTCGCCACGATCCACAAGCTGGCGCCGCCCTTCACGTCGTTCGAGGGCTACCGACCAGAACCGAAGACGATCGCGGCGCATCCACGACTGGCCGACATGGCTGCGCTGAACGTCAAGCGTCCGGCGAATCCGTGGGCCGCCAAGATCGACAAGGCTCGGACCGTCGATATCTCCGCGGGCAAGAACCTGACCTTCACGAAACCGGCGATCAAGGTGAAGGCCGGCGAGATCATCCGACTCAGGTTCATGAACCCTGACGTCGTCCCGCACAACTGGGTGCTGCTCAAACCCGGCACGCTGGCGAAGGTCGGTGACCTCGTCAACAAGGTCATCTCCGAGCCCGATGCCGCCATCCGGAGCTACATCCCCAAAACCGACGACATCCTGTTCTACATCGACGTCGTCGAGCCGACCTACGAGGCCTCGATCTACTTCAAAGTCCCCGATACCCTGGGTCGGTATCCTTACCTCTGCAGCTTCCCCGGCCACTGGATGGTCATGAACGGCGTGATGACCGTTGAGTGA